The genomic DNA GGTATTATCCCCCTTTCTTCTTCGGAAGTTGCCTAAACGGATAGGTAGGTTTTATGATCAGCGTCTCAGGTCTTTCTCTAAATTTTGGTAAGAAGGTCCTCTTTGAAAACGTAACCTTGAAGTTCAAAGAGGGGTGTCGTTACGGCTTAATCGGAGCTAACGGATCGGGTAAATCGACTTTCATGAAAATTCTAGCCGGCTTGGAACAAGCGGCAGCCGGTTCCATCGCGATAGATGTGGGCGTTAAGGTCGGTTATCTTAAACAGGATCATTACGAATACGAAAATGAAACCGTACTGAATACGGTAATGATGGGTAATAAAGAGCTGTGGGAGATCGCTAAGGAGCGGGACGAAATTTATTCCAAGCCTGAAATGTCGGACGAGGATGGAATACGAGTTTCCGAACTGGAAGAATCCTTCGGTGAGATGGGCGGATACGAAGCCGAAAGTGTCGCGGGTGAATTACTCGAAGGCCTTGGGATTCCGACTAACATCCACGGCCAAACCCTTTCTTTCCTAACCGGAGGATTTAAACTTCGGGTACTATTGGCACAGGTTCTATTCCAAAAACCTGATGTACTTCTCTTGGACGAGCCTACCAACCACTTGGACATCAAAACCATTCATTGGCTGGAATCGTTTCTTTTAAATTATAAGGGCGTTGTCGTTGTGATTTCTCACGACCGTCACTTCATTAACTCGATAGCTACTCATATTGCCGATTTGGATTATCAGACGATGACCGTATATCCGGGAAATTACGACGAATATATGGAGGCAGCGCAAGCGTCTCGAGAGAGAAGCGTTGCCGATAATAAACGCGCTAAGGAAAAAATCGCCGAGCTGCAAGAGTTTGTGAGCCGATTTAGCGCCAACGCCGCTAAATCGAAGCAGGCTACTTCCCGCCAAAAGATGATCGAAAAGATCAAAGATAATATGGTGGAAATTCGCCCGTCTTCGAGACAGTTCCCTTATATCGTCTTTAAGATGAAACGCCCTCTCGGTAAAGATGTGATTATCGCCGATGAAATTTCCAAGGGCTACGAGGACAGGGTTATTTTTAAGAACTTCACCATCAATATTACAAAAGGTGAAAAGATCGCCATTATCGGTACCAACGGCGTCGGTAAAACGACGCTTTTAAAAACCTTAATGAAGGAAATCGAACCGGACTCCGGAACGGTAGTTTTCGGGGAATCGGTAGAAGCTTCCGTATTTCCTCAAGATCATCGCGAAGGAATCGGACAGGATGCGGATACGATCGTAGAGTGGCTGTATCGGTACGCTCCTCCGGGAACCGAAATGGAAGAGATTCGAGCCATTTTAGGAAGAATGCTTTTTAGCGGAGAAATGGCAAAGAAGCCTACTCAAGTTCTTTCCGGAGGAGAAAAGTCCAGAATCATTCTGGGTAGGATGATTCTGGCACAGGACAATCTTCTCGCGTTAGACGAGCCTACCAATCACCTTGACCTTGAATCGATAGAATCGCTGAACTACGCGTTGACCAAGTTCGAAGGGACCGTACTATTCGTTTCTCATGACCGCGAATTCGTTTCATCGATTGCGACTCGGGTGTTGGAAGTGACTACGGAAGGTATTCGTGACTTTAAAGGAACCTACGAAGAATTCCTGGAGCGGGAAGGAGTGGAATTCTACAAACGACTCGCTGGTGGTCCTGTTTTGGCGGAATCGAATTAATAATTTACGAAAATCAGCGATTCGCTTTCAAATAAGAGACTAGCTTATCCAAGGCGGCTTTACGATGTGAGACCGTATTTTTCTTCTCCTCGCTTATTTGTGAAAAACGAGCTTGGAAGGGAAGAAAATAAAATACCGGATCGTAACCGAACCCGAACCCGGTTGTATCGTAATCTTCCGCGATTCGTCCTCTGCATTCTCCCTCGAACGTCATTTCGGAGTTGCCGTCGACAAGAGCAATAACGCAAACATATTTCGCCTCGCGGTTTTCTTTACCGTGCATTCTTTCCAAAAGGAGTCGGGCTCTTCCTTCGTCGTCCAATCCTTCTCCTCCGAATCTTGCGGAATAGACTCCGGGTTCTCCGCCTAGGGCCTCGACGCAGATACCCGAATCGTCCGCTAAGGATGGAAGCCTACAGAGAGAATACAATTCTCTCGCTTTTAGTAAGGCGTTTTCTTCGAATGTCGATCCGGTCTCGTCCGGATTGCATTCGACGCCCAGCTCTCTAGGCGTCTTTAATTCGATTCCTAGAGGGCTTAATATTGACCGAATTTCTCGAATTTTGTGCGCGTTATTGGATGCGATTACGAGGGATTTCAATTTCCCAATTTGAATTCATCAAAGGCATCGTCGATCGTCGGAACGACTTTAAACACTTTATCAAGCATCGTAATTTCAAAGAGCTGGAGCAGATCCTCATCGTTCACGACGATAATAATATCCCCTTCCGCAGAATTGAATTTTTTCTTATAAGAAACTAAAATCCCAAGAGCGGTCGAGCAAATATGACTTACTTCCGTAAGATCGATAATGACTTTGGGGGAGGGGTCGAAATTGTGATCGCTAAGGTTACGGTCCAGTTCCTCGCTGTCCGATTGGAGGATGGATCCGGAGATCTTGATGATATGAATGTCGTCTTGAACCGTAATTTCCATGTGAGTACCGAAACCTTGTGTGCCGATTTGAATTTTTTATAGCAAGCAAAAAATCATGTTTTGCCGAGATTGCCGTCTTTCTTTTGTTAGAGTGCGACTAAAAATCGTATTGTGCGGCGCTACTTCGCAAGGTTTTGATAGAAATAGAAGCGAACCGGATTTCATCCGACATAAAAAATGCCGTTACGGTTTTTTCGGGGGATTTCTTTCGATGGCAAGGAAGACGGTTGTCGATTTTCGAAACGACAAGCCTATTTATCAAGCATTCTTCGACAAAGCCCTAAAGGGATGAATGTGACGAACGCTCTTCGAGAAATTTGTATACTTTAGGCAGTACTAACCCGTGAAATTCCTTGTTTAAACGTTCTTCTCCTCTGCAATCGAAATGAATCAAATCTACGAAAAGCTCTTTCGGATAACCGACATCGGGAAATGAAAAGAATTCGGCGTTCTTTCTTCCTTTTATTAAGGCTTCCACTTCCGCATGGATAGCTTTAGAATTTTTCGTATTCTCCAGCTCTTGGATTCCGGGCATATAGAGAAATCCGAAAAGAATTCCTTCTTTTTCGCAAAAATCCATCAATTCTACGAGAGAACTATAATCGTGAGGAGAAACGATATTTTGAGAATCAATAGATTTTTGTAATATATGCTTCACATATTCTCTCGATTGAAAGGTTTGAAGCGGATTCATTCGATTGGAAATATTATATTTTCCGTAATAAGTATCCAGCCATTCCTGAATCCTGAAATTGTCCTGCAGTTGGGATCCGGCGGGTAAGCATTGTCCGGTCTCGATCGCGTTGCAGGAAGAGCAAGTTTTGATCCATTCGGAGGAATCACGTTCCGCTTTCCAATTGGAAAGAGTAGTAGCGTTGATTACGGACTTCCTAAATTTATAGGTCGAGTAGAGGATTGGAGCAGCCTTGGAAAGGATAAAAATCCGTTCGACGCCTTGAAATTGTCCGGCGAGCTCGGTAAACGAAAACTGATGTAAATACCTTTGTCCGAAAAAATCCCAGAGAAACGTATCTGCGGCCTGAGGGTCTAAAGGATCCAGCGTCGAGGTTATCGGTTGCTTAAAGAAAGTATTTTGCCAACCTTCTTTCCATCGGCGATTGGCGTAAGTCGATAAGCTTTCGTTCTTAACGGTTTTTTGACCGGAGGGATCATAAAGAGGGAAGCCGTATCCTTGAGAATAGAGAACGTGGCTTGCGGCAAACAAAAGTAATTTCGGTTTTTTGTTTCCGAACCGTAAATACTTTTCTATAAGAAATTTATAATATCGAGGACCCATAGCCGGAAGGCTATGGTTGTATACTTCGTAATCCCCGACTTTCTCCTTGGCCTTTCCTGATAAGGCCATACTCCGGGAATCTCCTAAAATGATGACGTCGGCTTTACCTAAACCGGACTCGATAGAATTTCTCTTATAGTTTACGAAGAATGTTTCGGGTTCTTCCAAATAGTAGCTGGGAAGCACGCGAACGATACCTTCCAATACTAGGAAAAAAAGGACGGCGAGCAGTAATCCGGCGAGTTTAGAACGCAAAATAAATCACCTCCTTCCCGAATATCCCCTTGAGTA from Leptospira fainei serovar Hurstbridge str. BUT 6 includes the following:
- a CDS encoding ATP-binding cassette domain-containing protein; the protein is MISVSGLSLNFGKKVLFENVTLKFKEGCRYGLIGANGSGKSTFMKILAGLEQAAAGSIAIDVGVKVGYLKQDHYEYENETVLNTVMMGNKELWEIAKERDEIYSKPEMSDEDGIRVSELEESFGEMGGYEAESVAGELLEGLGIPTNIHGQTLSFLTGGFKLRVLLAQVLFQKPDVLLLDEPTNHLDIKTIHWLESFLLNYKGVVVVISHDRHFINSIATHIADLDYQTMTVYPGNYDEYMEAAQASRERSVADNKRAKEKIAELQEFVSRFSANAAKSKQATSRQKMIEKIKDNMVEIRPSSRQFPYIVFKMKRPLGKDVIIADEISKGYEDRVIFKNFTINITKGEKIAIIGTNGVGKTTLLKTLMKEIEPDSGTVVFGESVEASVFPQDHREGIGQDADTIVEWLYRYAPPGTEMEEIRAILGRMLFSGEMAKKPTQVLSGGEKSRIILGRMILAQDNLLALDEPTNHLDLESIESLNYALTKFEGTVLFVSHDREFVSSIATRVLEVTTEGIRDFKGTYEEFLEREGVEFYKRLAGGPVLAESN
- the rdgB gene encoding RdgB/HAM1 family non-canonical purine NTP pyrophosphatase — translated: MKSLVIASNNAHKIREIRSILSPLGIELKTPRELGVECNPDETGSTFEENALLKARELYSLCRLPSLADDSGICVEALGGEPGVYSARFGGEGLDDEGRARLLLERMHGKENREAKYVCVIALVDGNSEMTFEGECRGRIAEDYDTTGFGFGYDPVFYFLPFQARFSQISEEKKNTVSHRKAALDKLVSYLKANR
- a CDS encoding STAS domain-containing protein, which produces MEITVQDDIHIIKISGSILQSDSEELDRNLSDHNFDPSPKVIIDLTEVSHICSTALGILVSYKKKFNSAEGDIIIVVNDEDLLQLFEITMLDKVFKVVPTIDDAFDEFKLGN